From a single Lolium rigidum isolate FL_2022 chromosome 7, APGP_CSIRO_Lrig_0.1, whole genome shotgun sequence genomic region:
- the LOC124679411 gene encoding NAC domain-containing protein 21/22-like: MSSSMSMVEARLPPGFRFHPRDHELVLDYLCPKLSGRRSGGGVDMVDVDLNKCEPWELPDAACVGGKEWYFFSLHDRKYATGQRTNRATRSGYWKATGKDRVITGAGGTVVGMRKTLVFYRGRAPRGTKEEWVMHEFRAEEGCPAVRRRLADADHGWLPSPLRPKEDWVLCRVFYKSTAAAPRPASDESSGSLSSDLGVAPALQAPINAAVGYRQQDSTGPLPAAQHWPAAPLPFQSFRDLLGDMVQGSGGDPQTDWSVDDSGYTRQGGMSQSWNAF, translated from the exons ATGAGCAGCTCGATGAGCATGGTGGAGGCGAGGCTGCCGCCGGGGTTCCGGTTCCACCCGAGGGACCACGAGCTCGTGCTGGACTACCTCTGCCCCAAGCTCTCCGGCAGGCGCAGCGGCGGTGGCGTGGATATGGTGGACGTCGACCTCAACAAGTGCGAGCCGTGGGAGCTTCCAG ACGCGGCGTGCGTGGGCGGCAAGGAGTGGTACTTCTTCAGCCTGCACGACCGCAAGTACGCGACGGGGCAGCGCACCAACCGCGCCACGCGCTCCGGCTACTGGAAGGCCACCGGCAAGGACCGCGTCATCACCGGCGCCGGCGGCACGGTCGTCGGCATGCGCAAGACGCTCGTCTTCTACCGAGGGAGAGCCCCCAGGGGAACCAAGGAGGAGTGGGTCATGCACGAGTTCCGCGCCGAGGAGGGCTGCCCGGCGGTTCGTCGGCGGCTCGCCGACGCCGACCACGGCTGGTTGCCGTCTCCTCTTAGG CCCAAG GAGGACTGGGTGCTGTGCAGGGTGTTCTACAAAAGCACGGCCGCCGCTCCAAGACCGGCCTCCGACGAGTCATCAGGTTCGCTCAGCAGCGACCTCGGCGTAGCACCGGCGCTGCAGGCCCCTATCAATGCCGCCGTTGGCTACAGGCAGCAAGACTCCACCGGCCCCCTACCGGCAGCGCAGCATtggcccgccgcgccattgccgtTCCAGAGCTTCAGGGACCTGCTAGGCGACATGGTGCAAGGCAGCGGCGGTGACCCTCAGACGGACTGGAGCGTCGACGACTCCGGCTACACGCGGCAGGGTGGCATGTCGCAGAGTTGGAACGCGTTCTGA